In Arthrobacter sp. Soc17.1.1.1, one DNA window encodes the following:
- a CDS encoding copper-translocating P-type ATPase, protein MPDEHAHSAISTQEQLASGQHADHHGHAGHEGHGMDDDHQVHSHGEHAGHSTAMFKNRFWINLVLAIPVVGFSPMFTMLFGAMPPEFPGSALIAPILGTVIFVYGGAPFLKGGLTELKSRQPGMMLLIAMAISVAFIASWITTLGIGGFDLDFWWELALLVVIMLLGHWMEMRALGSAAGALDALAALLPDEADRVTGTGTETVPVSALVVGDVVLVRSGARVPADGQITDGTAEFDESMITGESRTVSRTIGETVVAGTVATDNAVRVQVNAVGSETTLAGIQRLVAEAQASSSRAQALADRAAALLFYFALGAGILTFISWMLLGSPDDAVIRTVTVLVIACPHALGLAIPLVIAISTERAAKTGVLIKNRIALERMRTVDVVLFDKTGTLTEGRHAVTATTTVTGVTEPELLALAGAAEADSEHPVARAIVTAAQSNSAATHLGYTGTGFSSMTGRGVRATVSGHDVAVGGPNMLAELGLTTPADIATTVDEWVGRGASVLHVIRNGSVIGAVRLEDKVREESRAAVKALQARGVKVAMITGDARQVADVVGKELGIDEVFADVLPQDKDTKVTELQSRGLKVAMVGDGVNDAPALARAEVGIAIGAGTDVAMESAGVVLAGNDPRSVLALIDLSRASYRKMIQNLIWATGYNVLAVPLAAGVLAFAGILLSPAAGAVLMSVSTIVVALNAQLLRRIDLSPQRISAD, encoded by the coding sequence ATGCCCGACGAGCACGCCCACTCAGCAATTTCCACCCAGGAACAACTTGCGAGTGGTCAGCACGCGGATCACCACGGACATGCGGGTCATGAAGGTCATGGGATGGACGATGATCATCAGGTGCACTCCCATGGGGAGCATGCCGGGCACTCGACCGCGATGTTCAAGAACCGGTTCTGGATCAACCTGGTCCTCGCGATCCCCGTTGTGGGTTTCAGCCCCATGTTCACCATGCTGTTCGGGGCCATGCCGCCCGAGTTTCCCGGCTCTGCGTTGATCGCTCCGATCCTGGGTACGGTCATCTTCGTCTACGGTGGTGCACCGTTTCTGAAGGGCGGGCTGACGGAGCTGAAGTCCCGGCAGCCGGGCATGATGCTGCTGATCGCGATGGCGATCAGCGTCGCGTTCATCGCCTCCTGGATCACGACCCTCGGCATCGGCGGGTTTGATCTGGACTTCTGGTGGGAGCTCGCCCTTTTGGTCGTCATCATGCTCCTCGGGCATTGGATGGAGATGCGTGCCCTCGGCTCGGCCGCCGGGGCCCTGGATGCCCTGGCGGCCCTGCTCCCCGACGAGGCTGACAGAGTGACCGGCACTGGCACCGAGACCGTGCCGGTCAGTGCCTTGGTCGTCGGTGACGTGGTGCTCGTACGCTCCGGCGCCCGTGTACCGGCCGATGGGCAAATCACCGACGGGACGGCCGAGTTCGACGAGTCGATGATCACCGGCGAATCCCGCACCGTGTCTCGCACCATCGGTGAGACCGTCGTCGCCGGCACAGTAGCCACTGATAACGCGGTCCGCGTGCAAGTGAACGCTGTCGGGTCGGAAACAACCCTCGCAGGGATCCAGCGTCTGGTCGCCGAAGCGCAAGCTTCCTCCTCGAGGGCGCAGGCACTCGCGGACCGGGCTGCAGCCCTGCTGTTCTACTTCGCCCTCGGCGCCGGCATCCTGACCTTCATCAGTTGGATGCTCCTGGGGAGCCCGGATGATGCAGTGATCCGCACTGTCACCGTCCTGGTGATTGCCTGCCCCCACGCCCTGGGCCTGGCAATCCCCTTGGTGATCGCTATTTCGACCGAGCGGGCCGCGAAGACCGGGGTGCTGATTAAGAACCGGATCGCCCTGGAGCGCATGCGCACCGTCGACGTCGTCCTGTTCGACAAGACCGGCACCCTCACCGAGGGCCGGCACGCCGTCACCGCGACCACCACTGTCACCGGTGTCACAGAGCCAGAGCTCCTGGCTCTGGCCGGTGCCGCGGAAGCCGACAGTGAACACCCGGTCGCCCGGGCCATCGTCACCGCCGCACAATCCAACTCCGCAGCAACGCATCTTGGCTACACGGGGACCGGATTCAGTTCGATGACCGGCCGCGGTGTCCGGGCCACCGTCAGCGGCCATGACGTGGCGGTGGGCGGACCGAACATGCTCGCAGAGCTCGGCCTCACCACTCCGGCCGACATCGCCACGACCGTGGACGAATGGGTGGGCCGTGGTGCGTCTGTGCTCCACGTCATCCGCAACGGCTCGGTGATCGGTGCGGTTCGGCTCGAGGACAAGGTCCGCGAGGAATCCAGGGCAGCAGTCAAGGCGCTGCAGGCCCGTGGGGTGAAAGTCGCAATGATCACGGGGGACGCACGCCAGGTCGCCGACGTCGTCGGTAAGGAACTCGGCATCGACGAGGTGTTCGCCGACGTCCTGCCGCAGGACAAGGACACCAAGGTCACCGAGCTGCAGTCCCGCGGCCTGAAGGTCGCGATGGTCGGCGACGGCGTGAACGACGCACCGGCCCTGGCCCGCGCCGAGGTCGGCATCGCCATCGGCGCCGGAACCGACGTCGCCATGGAGTCCGCCGGCGTGGTTCTCGCCGGAAACGACCCACGATCGGTTCTGGCCCTGATCGACCTGTCCCGGGCGAGCTACCGCAAGATGATCCAGAACCTCATCTGGGCCACCGGGTACAACGTGCTCGCCGTCCCCCTGGCCGCAGGAGTCCTGGCATTCGCAGGGATCCTCCTCTCCCCCGCCGCCGGCGCAGTCCTGATGAGCGTGTCAACCATCGTTGTCGCCCTCAACGCCCAACTGCTGCGGCGGATCGATCTCAGCCCACAACGGATCAGCGCCGACTGA
- a CDS encoding metal-sensing transcriptional repressor has product MSRRSGVSFYQPVPAARRRDAGQRAIRTDSDCADVCATTVNSAMRAVSLDLLEDHLQHFVVDAAHEAVTSALSAAVDARVEEATQAISRLLR; this is encoded by the coding sequence GTGAGCAGGAGATCCGGGGTTTCCTTCTACCAGCCTGTGCCAGCAGCCCGAAGACGTGATGCTGGTCAGCGTGCTATCCGCACCGACTCGGACTGTGCTGATGTGTGCGCGACCACCGTCAACAGCGCCATGCGCGCCGTCAGCCTTGACCTGCTGGAGGACCACCTGCAGCACTTCGTCGTCGACGCAGCCCACGAAGCTGTGACCAGCGCCTTATCCGCTGCTGTCGACGCAAGGGTGGAGGAAGCAACCCAGGCCATCAGCCGGCTCCTGCGCTAA
- a CDS encoding MFS transporter produces the protein MPGSTHPHHHPRNHPRYHPRYQSGSRGAVLGLRQNLAQFMLLVAVNALVGGTLGQERTVLPLLASQTFHLDQYTSALTYIIAFGLSKAAMNYFAGTLSDRYGRKPILVAGWLVAIPVPLMLILGPTWAWIVAANVFLGVSQGLTWSTAVIMKMDLVGPKQRGLAMGLNEAAGYLGVSITALATGYIAAEHGLRPGPFLLGAAYIALGLGLSVLFVRETHHHAKTEASQHDATYIHARGNVPGGAQGGAHADLTTGQVFALTSFKDRSLSAASQAGLVNNLNDGLAWGLFPVLFISSGLSLHQVGILAAVYPAVWGAGQLVTGAASDKWGRKWLIVAGMLVQAAGLATVAAAHTFRPWLFAAILLGLGTAMVYPALLAAIGDVAHPLWRARSVGIYRLWRDGGFAIGALLAGLLADRYGIPAAITTVAVLTAASGIVVAVRMRGDDHTSR, from the coding sequence ATGCCGGGCAGCACACACCCACACCATCACCCGCGCAATCACCCGCGCTATCACCCGCGCTACCAATCAGGATCACGGGGCGCGGTGCTCGGGCTACGGCAGAACCTGGCGCAGTTCATGCTGCTCGTGGCAGTCAACGCCTTGGTCGGCGGGACGTTGGGCCAGGAACGCACCGTCCTGCCCCTTCTTGCCTCCCAGACATTCCACCTGGACCAATACACAAGCGCGCTGACATACATCATCGCTTTCGGCCTCTCCAAGGCCGCGATGAACTACTTCGCCGGCACCCTCTCGGACCGATACGGCCGCAAACCCATCCTCGTCGCAGGCTGGCTTGTCGCGATCCCCGTCCCACTCATGCTCATCCTCGGGCCGACCTGGGCATGGATCGTGGCCGCGAACGTGTTCCTGGGCGTCAGCCAAGGCCTGACCTGGTCCACAGCGGTCATCATGAAAATGGACCTCGTCGGCCCGAAGCAACGCGGCCTCGCCATGGGACTGAACGAAGCAGCCGGCTACCTCGGAGTCTCCATCACAGCCCTCGCGACCGGCTACATCGCCGCCGAACACGGGCTGCGGCCCGGCCCATTCCTCCTCGGCGCCGCCTACATCGCCCTCGGACTGGGCCTATCCGTCCTCTTCGTCCGCGAAACCCACCACCACGCAAAAACCGAAGCCTCCCAACACGACGCCACCTATATCCATGCACGCGGAAATGTACCCGGCGGTGCGCAAGGCGGTGCGCACGCCGACCTCACCACGGGACAGGTCTTCGCGCTCACCAGCTTCAAAGACCGCTCGCTCTCCGCGGCGAGCCAGGCCGGACTGGTCAACAACCTCAACGACGGCCTCGCCTGGGGTCTCTTCCCCGTCCTGTTCATCAGCTCCGGGCTGAGCCTGCACCAGGTAGGGATCCTTGCCGCCGTCTATCCCGCGGTCTGGGGCGCAGGACAACTCGTCACCGGGGCAGCCTCCGACAAGTGGGGCCGCAAATGGCTCATCGTCGCCGGCATGCTCGTCCAAGCCGCAGGACTCGCAACAGTAGCCGCAGCCCACACGTTTCGACCCTGGCTGTTCGCCGCGATCCTCCTGGGACTAGGAACAGCCATGGTCTACCCCGCACTGCTGGCCGCGATCGGAGACGTCGCACACCCCCTGTGGCGGGCCCGCTCCGTCGGGATCTACCGGTTATGGCGTGACGGCGGCTTCGCCATCGGAGCCCTCCTCGCGGGACTCCTCGCAGACCGGTACGGGATCCCCGCAGCCATCACTACCGTCGCCGTACTCACAGCGGCCTCCGGCATCGTGGTCGCGGTCCGAATGCGCGGCGATGACCACACCTCGAGGTGA
- a CDS encoding heavy-metal-associated domain-containing protein produces MTDTVRTPMNLTDISGIQNSDATPPTGGSCACCASQQVTAAQPATEGSVSADYSVAGLTCGSCAARVSSAISALDGVEDVQVALVPGGVSTVSVTSSQPFVESSVQDAVEKAGYQLATA; encoded by the coding sequence ATGACCGACACTGTCCGGACCCCGATGAACCTCACCGACATCAGCGGAATCCAGAACTCCGACGCAACCCCTCCTACGGGTGGCTCATGTGCGTGTTGCGCGTCTCAGCAGGTGACTGCAGCGCAACCGGCAACCGAAGGCAGCGTGTCTGCTGACTATTCAGTGGCTGGCCTGACCTGTGGTTCCTGCGCCGCCCGCGTCAGCAGCGCCATCAGCGCCTTGGACGGCGTGGAGGATGTCCAGGTTGCTCTCGTTCCTGGCGGCGTATCAACCGTCAGTGTTACCAGCAGCCAGCCCTTCGTCGAGTCGTCCGTTCAGGACGCCGTCGAGAAGGCCGGCTATCAGCTCGCGACCGCCTAG
- the trxA gene encoding thioredoxin, with product MTTTTTTTTTTTTTTTIDVTEQSFAQTLESNDIVFVDFWAAWCGPCRMFAPTYGAAAERHPDVVFAKVDTEAEQALAAAANITSIPTLMAFKNKTLVFSQPGALNAAGLEELVQAVKNLDLDTLRADATPHNA from the coding sequence ATGACAACCACGACCACCACGACCACCACGACCACCACGACGACCACGATCGACGTCACGGAACAGAGCTTCGCGCAGACCCTGGAGAGCAACGACATCGTGTTCGTCGACTTCTGGGCAGCATGGTGCGGGCCCTGCCGCATGTTCGCCCCCACCTACGGTGCCGCTGCCGAAAGGCACCCGGATGTCGTCTTCGCCAAGGTGGATACCGAAGCCGAGCAGGCCCTCGCCGCCGCCGCGAACATCACCTCCATCCCCACCCTGATGGCCTTCAAGAACAAGACCCTGGTCTTCTCCCAGCCCGGAGCCCTGAACGCCGCAGGACTGGAAGAACTCGTCCAGGCCGTGAAAAACCTGGACCTGGACACACTCCGCGCGGATGCCACACCACACAACGCCTGA
- a CDS encoding anthrone oxygenase family protein — protein MIQVTAVVGAGVVGGIYAAFSTMVIPALGRLNKHDATAAMLLINRKAERGTFILLFGSATAAAIGLAISAVPRGAVTDMVIAGTSLASTVVTMTINVPLNRQLAREGADFWAEYRRRWTTANTARAALATAAVVVASTHWIHNTESNA, from the coding sequence ATGATTCAAGTCACCGCAGTAGTCGGAGCCGGGGTGGTCGGCGGCATCTATGCGGCCTTCTCGACTATGGTCATACCCGCACTCGGACGGCTCAACAAACACGATGCAACTGCCGCGATGCTCCTCATCAACCGCAAAGCCGAACGCGGCACCTTCATCCTGCTCTTCGGATCCGCCACCGCAGCTGCCATCGGCCTAGCGATCAGCGCGGTACCGCGCGGCGCAGTCACCGACATGGTCATCGCCGGCACATCCCTGGCAAGCACCGTCGTGACCATGACCATCAATGTCCCCCTCAACCGCCAACTCGCACGAGAAGGTGCAGACTTCTGGGCCGAGTACCGCCGCCGCTGGACAACCGCAAACACGGCACGAGCCGCACTCGCCACAGCCGCGGTAGTTGTTGCGAGCACCCACTGGATCCATAACACCGAAAGCAACGCATAG
- a CDS encoding SDR family oxidoreductase: protein MTTLILGGAGRSGSRIIDRLVTAGLPVRSASRRTGFDWDDRSTWEVSLRGASAAYVCFTPDLAFPGVPEKMKALGELAAKEGLERLVLLSGRGEEGARMSEEALRKGGVPTTVLRCSWFQQNFSEHFLTGPVRRGHLRLPAPDVPEAFVDLEDVADAAVVALTRTPPEDATYELSGPELLTFAQAAAILGNACGRPVAFEAVDVVTFVDDLAADDVPTAEAEPLAYLFTDILDGRNASLADGVEQLLGRPPASLASYARRTADLGVWS from the coding sequence ATGACTACTCTCATCCTCGGCGGGGCCGGACGATCCGGCTCCCGCATCATCGACCGACTTGTCACCGCCGGACTACCGGTACGGTCCGCATCACGCCGCACCGGCTTCGATTGGGATGACCGCTCCACCTGGGAAGTCTCCTTACGCGGCGCCTCCGCGGCCTACGTCTGCTTCACGCCCGACCTCGCCTTCCCCGGGGTGCCGGAAAAGATGAAAGCGCTGGGCGAGCTAGCGGCGAAAGAAGGCCTCGAGCGGCTGGTTCTGCTCTCGGGCCGCGGAGAAGAAGGCGCTCGGATGAGCGAGGAAGCACTGCGCAAGGGCGGCGTGCCGACCACGGTTCTACGCTGTTCGTGGTTCCAGCAGAATTTCTCAGAACATTTCCTCACCGGCCCAGTCCGCAGGGGTCACTTGCGCCTACCCGCCCCTGATGTTCCGGAAGCTTTCGTGGACTTGGAGGACGTAGCCGACGCGGCAGTCGTTGCCCTGACCAGAACACCCCCGGAAGATGCGACGTACGAGCTATCAGGGCCGGAACTGCTGACCTTCGCCCAGGCAGCTGCAATCCTGGGTAACGCTTGCGGTAGACCGGTCGCCTTCGAGGCGGTTGACGTGGTGACTTTCGTTGACGATCTTGCAGCCGACGACGTACCGACCGCCGAAGCCGAACCGCTGGCCTACTTGTTCACCGACATTCTTGATGGACGCAACGCATCATTGGCAGATGGCGTCGAACAACTGCTCGGCCGCCCTCCCGCATCCTTGGCTTCCTACGCGCGGCGGACCGCCGACTTAGGAGTCTGGTCATGA
- a CDS encoding F510_1955 family glycosylhydrolase: MSSSLSRIAHLGSITALAVLLSACTTPASTSQNAPADAPTESASAPDYPSGHVHGMSVDPGTNRILLATHDGLFDVSRSPAQRIGPTIDLMGFTTTSDGTLYASGHPGPGTDLPDPVGLITSTDDGRTWEPVSRQGETDFHALAATSDGLIGHEGRIVTSPDGQHWTVTADDIPAYNLAAASNGTVLATTEKGLYRSEDSGTTWENVPDAPLLIFTTFAGDTAIGVTPDGTVHTSVDAGLTWPQQGSVQGKPAAIAAAHTGDDTHRIWVATAEGIEVSSDNGTTFQTLAAP; encoded by the coding sequence TTGTCTTCGTCCCTGTCCCGCATCGCACACCTTGGCTCGATCACCGCCCTCGCCGTACTGCTCAGCGCCTGCACCACCCCGGCCTCGACCTCCCAGAACGCACCAGCGGATGCACCAACGGAGTCCGCGTCAGCGCCGGACTACCCGTCCGGGCATGTCCACGGCATGAGCGTCGATCCGGGCACGAACCGCATCCTGCTCGCCACCCACGACGGACTGTTCGATGTCAGCCGATCCCCTGCGCAGCGGATCGGGCCGACGATCGATCTCATGGGCTTCACCACCACCAGCGACGGAACCCTGTACGCATCAGGACACCCCGGGCCGGGCACCGACCTACCTGACCCTGTCGGTCTGATCACGAGCACCGACGACGGCCGCACCTGGGAACCTGTGTCCCGGCAGGGCGAAACGGACTTCCACGCCCTCGCCGCGACCAGTGACGGCCTCATCGGTCACGAAGGACGGATTGTCACCAGCCCCGACGGGCAGCACTGGACCGTCACAGCCGACGATATCCCCGCCTACAACCTGGCCGCCGCCAGCAATGGCACCGTTCTGGCCACGACCGAAAAAGGCCTGTATCGATCCGAGGACAGCGGAACAACCTGGGAGAACGTGCCGGACGCTCCCCTGCTGATCTTCACGACCTTCGCCGGCGACACCGCCATCGGCGTCACCCCCGACGGAACAGTCCACACCAGCGTCGATGCCGGCCTCACCTGGCCACAGCAAGGCTCCGTTCAGGGGAAACCGGCAGCCATCGCCGCAGCCCACACTGGTGATGACACACACCGCATCTGGGTCGCCACCGCCGAAGGTATCGAAGTTTCCAGCGACAACGGAACAACCTTCCAGACCCTCGCCGCGCCCTAG
- a CDS encoding DUF305 domain-containing protein — MKHYLSLAALSLATGLTLSGCGTDSGSTTSTDTTSTEAAAPASSAAAETSPSADASATPSADAVSEEHNDADVMFAQMMIPHHQQAVEMSDMMLTKDGISPEITDLATKIKDAQGPEIETMTGWLEAWGEPMEPEGGSDDGSEGHDMGNMGSDSDAGSMGSMGGMMSEDQMSDLESAEGTEASRLFLESMTAHHEGAIGMAQTEINDGENPEAIELAETIVDTQQAEIDQMKELLAGL; from the coding sequence ATGAAGCATTACCTTTCCCTTGCCGCACTGAGCCTCGCAACCGGACTCACTCTCTCCGGCTGCGGCACCGACTCCGGCAGCACCACCAGCACCGACACGACCAGCACCGAAGCTGCTGCTCCTGCCTCGAGCGCAGCTGCTGAAACCTCGCCGTCCGCTGACGCGTCAGCGACCCCCAGTGCTGATGCCGTGTCTGAGGAACACAACGACGCGGACGTCATGTTCGCGCAGATGATGATTCCCCACCACCAGCAGGCCGTGGAGATGAGCGACATGATGCTCACCAAGGACGGCATCAGCCCCGAAATCACGGACCTCGCCACGAAGATCAAGGACGCCCAGGGCCCCGAGATCGAAACGATGACCGGCTGGCTCGAAGCCTGGGGTGAGCCCATGGAGCCCGAAGGCGGCTCCGACGATGGGTCCGAGGGCCACGACATGGGCAACATGGGCTCCGACTCTGACGCAGGATCCATGGGCAGCATGGGCGGCATGATGAGCGAGGACCAGATGTCCGACCTCGAATCCGCCGAAGGCACCGAGGCGTCCCGCCTGTTCCTGGAGTCCATGACCGCCCACCACGAGGGCGCGATCGGCATGGCCCAGACCGAGATCAACGACGGTGAGAACCCCGAAGCGATCGAGCTGGCCGAAACCATCGTCGACACCCAGCAGGCCGAAATTGACCAGATGAAAGAGCTCCTCGCGGGCCTCTGA
- a CDS encoding MBL fold metallo-hydrolase, with product MLIERIYDEDLAQASYLIGCQANGTAVVVDGRRDIAVYQDLAAKNNMKIVAVTETHIHADYLSGTRELAAATGAEIYVSGEGGEDWQYEFEGKRLFDGDKITVGNISIQAVHTPGHTPEHLSFLVTDGAFSDAPGYLLSGDFVFSGDLGRPDLLDEAAGGVDTRFEGAKQLFKSLQEKFLTLPDHVQVHPAHGAGSACGKALGAIPSTTVGYERLYSWWGPYLAANDEQGFINELLDGQPDAHAYFGRMKRENRQGPAVMGERAPLTELDKNQIAAGIAADTMTFIDTRSANEVHTGTVTRSLNIPTAAAIATYGAWVVNPETDKNPLVLLATSQDHAQEIWDHLVRVGIDNVAGYVTNIDGLPTTTPALVQPEDLPEVDAAMILDVRNRTEHSAGHVPGAHQLNGGRVMWHLDELPTEGTIVTYCQSGLRNSVAASALRRAGYDIVELDGSYNAWNAYQQAHQDAPAAN from the coding sequence ATGCTGATCGAACGGATTTACGACGAAGACCTCGCCCAGGCCAGCTACCTCATCGGCTGCCAGGCCAACGGCACCGCCGTCGTGGTCGACGGCCGCCGCGACATCGCGGTCTACCAGGACCTCGCGGCGAAGAACAACATGAAGATCGTCGCCGTCACCGAGACCCACATCCACGCCGACTACCTCTCGGGCACCCGCGAACTCGCCGCGGCGACCGGGGCGGAGATCTACGTCTCCGGTGAAGGCGGAGAAGACTGGCAGTACGAGTTCGAGGGCAAGCGCCTCTTCGACGGCGACAAGATCACCGTCGGCAACATCAGCATCCAGGCCGTTCACACCCCCGGACACACCCCCGAGCACCTGTCCTTCCTCGTCACCGACGGCGCGTTCAGCGACGCACCCGGTTACCTGCTCTCAGGTGACTTCGTGTTCTCCGGCGACCTCGGCCGCCCCGACCTTCTCGACGAGGCCGCCGGCGGCGTGGACACCCGTTTCGAGGGTGCGAAGCAGCTGTTCAAGAGTCTGCAGGAGAAGTTCCTGACCCTGCCCGACCACGTCCAGGTCCACCCCGCCCACGGTGCGGGCAGCGCCTGCGGCAAAGCACTCGGCGCGATCCCGTCCACCACCGTTGGATACGAGCGCCTCTACTCCTGGTGGGGCCCCTACCTCGCCGCGAACGACGAGCAGGGCTTCATCAACGAACTCCTCGACGGCCAGCCCGACGCCCACGCCTACTTCGGACGCATGAAGCGCGAGAACCGGCAGGGACCGGCCGTCATGGGTGAGCGTGCACCCCTGACCGAACTCGACAAGAACCAGATCGCCGCTGGTATCGCCGCGGACACGATGACGTTCATCGACACCCGCTCCGCGAACGAGGTCCACACCGGGACGGTGACTCGCTCCCTGAACATCCCCACCGCTGCTGCGATCGCGACCTACGGGGCGTGGGTCGTGAACCCCGAGACCGACAAGAACCCGCTCGTCCTCCTCGCCACCAGCCAGGACCACGCACAGGAGATCTGGGACCACCTCGTCCGCGTCGGCATCGACAACGTCGCCGGATACGTCACCAACATCGACGGGCTGCCCACCACCACACCCGCCCTCGTGCAGCCCGAAGACCTTCCAGAGGTCGACGCCGCGATGATCCTCGACGTCCGCAACCGCACCGAACACAGCGCAGGCCACGTCCCCGGAGCCCACCAGCTCAACGGCGGCCGCGTCATGTGGCACCTCGACGAACTCCCCACCGAAGGAACGATCGTCACCTACTGCCAGAGCGGCCTAAGGAACTCCGTCGCCGCCAGTGCGCTCCGCCGGGCAGGCTACGACATCGTCGAACTCGACGGCAGCTACAACGCCTGGAACGCCTACCAGCAGGCCCACCAGGACGCACCCGCCGCGAACTAA
- a CDS encoding DUF4193 domain-containing protein: MATDYDEPRVKPEDMPANESLEAIQAQRSSTTQTSVIDAEDTDTAEGFDLPGAILEDELTVTVVPVQEDEFTCMSCFLVHHRTQLAREVNGDKYCAECEG; encoded by the coding sequence ATGGCAACCGACTACGACGAGCCACGCGTCAAGCCCGAGGACATGCCGGCGAACGAATCGCTCGAGGCGATTCAAGCCCAGCGCAGCAGCACTACTCAGACTTCCGTCATCGACGCCGAGGACACGGATACGGCCGAGGGTTTCGATCTACCAGGTGCCATCCTCGAGGACGAGCTCACGGTGACCGTGGTCCCCGTGCAGGAGGACGAATTTACGTGCATGTCCTGCTTCCTCGTCCATCACCGCACCCAGCTAGCGCGTGAGGTGAACGGCGATAAGTACTGCGCCGAGTGCGAGGGCTAA
- a CDS encoding rhodanese-like domain-containing protein, giving the protein MPHHTTPDRGLAPGPLRAITADSLAELWPGVALVDVRSRQEYSTAFIPGSLNIPLEELPSRLTDLPDLPDTAVYLLCGSGKRSSQAARMLTSGGYATVNVAGGITEWYRGGHPVIYTPPPPHQAGQADQAHRANRAGLGRLGRPLKTRRRTPQAGCVPGPGPSRARSRTLLPAP; this is encoded by the coding sequence ATGCCACACCACACAACGCCTGACAGGGGCTTGGCCCCCGGGCCGTTGCGCGCGATCACGGCCGACAGCCTGGCTGAACTCTGGCCCGGTGTCGCACTGGTGGATGTCCGGAGCAGGCAGGAGTATTCCACGGCCTTCATCCCCGGCAGCCTCAACATCCCACTCGAGGAACTGCCCTCCCGCCTCACCGACCTACCCGACCTACCCGACACCGCGGTGTATCTGCTGTGCGGCTCCGGTAAGCGCAGCAGCCAGGCCGCCCGGATGCTCACCAGCGGCGGCTACGCCACCGTCAACGTCGCCGGCGGAATCACCGAATGGTACCGAGGCGGCCACCCCGTCATCTACACGCCGCCCCCACCACACCAGGCAGGCCAGGCAGACCAGGCACACCGGGCCAACCGGGCAGGTTTAGGCAGGTTGGGCAGGCCGCTGAAGACGCGGCGACGGACCCCACAAGCCGGGTGCGTGCCCGGACCCGGCCCGTCCCGGGCCCGGTCACGCACCCTCCTCCCAGCACCCTGA